One window of Peteryoungia desertarenae genomic DNA carries:
- the soxR gene encoding redox-sensitive transcriptional activator SoxR produces MSRKNPGLTVGDVARRSGLAVSAIHFYERKGLIAADRTSGNQRRYDRDVLRRLALIRAAQEIGLPLSEVAAALKSLPDSRTPTAEDWRRIATGWASLLDRRMILLQRLRSNLDGCIGCGCLSLSHCELMNPSDRLSDEGAGAVLFERIPE; encoded by the coding sequence ATGTCCAGAAAAAATCCGGGCCTGACGGTTGGCGATGTCGCAAGGCGCAGCGGCCTGGCCGTTTCAGCCATCCATTTCTATGAGCGCAAGGGGCTGATTGCAGCCGACCGCACAAGTGGCAACCAGCGCCGCTATGACCGGGACGTTCTGCGCCGTCTTGCACTCATTCGCGCCGCCCAGGAGATTGGATTGCCGCTTTCTGAAGTGGCGGCAGCGTTGAAAAGCCTGCCCGATTCAAGAACGCCGACGGCGGAAGACTGGCGTCGTATCGCAACCGGCTGGGCCTCCTTGCTCGACCGGCGCATGATTCTCCTGCAGCGTCTGCGGAGCAATCTTGATGGCTGCATCGGCTGTGGTTGCCTCTCGCTCAGCCATTGCGAGCTGATGAACCCGTCAGACCGCCTCTCCGATGAGGGAGCCGGTGCGGTCCTGTTTGAGAGAATCCCAGAATAG
- a CDS encoding D-alanyl-D-alanine carboxypeptidase yields the protein MPRLLIVCSFFLTIMSFSTSAYANNSAQLLLDARTGEILAAEHPDALRHPASLTKMMTVYMVLDAIHSRRLKWDSPVLFSKYAASRPPTKLGVKAGDEITVKEAVLSLIVRSANDSSAALAEKLGGTEENFAAMMTRQARRLGMMSTTFFNASGLPHPQQFTTARDMSTLAIALMRDYPDDYELFSTRSFTFRGRTINGHNNLMYRYKGMDGIKTGYTNASGFNLVSAVEKDGRRVVGVVMGGRTAASRDRIMEKLIDANIGKAESGDMLMASRSVSAQLDLARLGDDVPVPPSRSDAMAAINRITGANGNLDLQTASAYANPALTTGSIDNARPRPKFETSVEPMNKWQVQIAAANSAEAAMLLLADARSKIGGPLAELDTYTEMVTRNGVTFFRARFTGFETKEAARKACDLLVAKRYDCVLTPARS from the coding sequence ATGCCAAGGCTGCTGATCGTATGTTCGTTTTTCCTGACGATCATGAGCTTTTCGACATCGGCCTATGCCAACAACAGCGCCCAGCTTCTTCTGGATGCGCGCACCGGCGAGATACTGGCGGCAGAACATCCCGACGCCCTGCGCCACCCGGCATCACTTACGAAGATGATGACCGTCTACATGGTTCTCGACGCCATTCATTCGCGTCGCCTGAAATGGGACAGCCCCGTACTGTTTTCGAAATACGCCGCCTCGCGTCCACCGACAAAACTGGGCGTGAAAGCTGGTGATGAAATCACGGTGAAAGAGGCAGTGCTGTCCTTGATCGTCCGCTCCGCCAATGATTCTTCCGCTGCTCTTGCCGAGAAACTCGGAGGGACGGAAGAGAATTTCGCAGCGATGATGACCCGCCAGGCGCGCCGTCTGGGCATGATGAGCACGACCTTCTTCAACGCTTCCGGTCTTCCTCATCCGCAGCAGTTCACCACCGCACGCGATATGTCGACGCTCGCCATTGCCCTGATGCGCGACTACCCGGATGACTACGAATTGTTTTCGACCCGCAGCTTCACTTTCCGTGGTCGCACGATCAACGGGCACAACAACCTGATGTATCGCTACAAGGGTATGGACGGTATCAAGACCGGCTATACCAATGCATCGGGCTTCAACCTTGTTAGCGCTGTCGAAAAAGACGGACGACGTGTGGTCGGCGTGGTCATGGGTGGCCGCACCGCTGCAAGCCGCGACCGCATTATGGAAAAGCTCATCGATGCCAATATCGGCAAGGCAGAGTCGGGCGATATGCTGATGGCCAGCCGTTCGGTCAGTGCACAGCTTGATCTCGCCCGGCTGGGCGATGATGTTCCGGTTCCTCCCTCCCGCAGCGATGCCATGGCCGCCATCAACAGAATTACCGGCGCAAACGGCAATCTCGACCTACAGACCGCAAGCGCCTATGCCAATCCGGCACTGACGACCGGCAGCATCGACAATGCAAGGCCGCGCCCGAAGTTCGAGACCTCTGTCGAGCCGATGAACAAATGGCAGGTCCAGATCGCCGCCGCCAATTCCGCCGAAGCCGCCATGCTCCTTCTGGCCGATGCCCGCTCCAAGATCGGTGGCCCGCTTGCCGAACTCGACACCTATACCGAAATGGTCACCCGCAACGGCGTCACCTTCTTCCGCGCCCGCTTCACCGGCTTCGAGACCAAGGAAGCTGCCCGCAAGGCCTGCGACCTGCTCGTCGCCAAGCGATATGACTGTGTCCTGACGCCCGCGCGCAGCTAG
- a CDS encoding pyrophosphatase produces MLRDLMEGFEAASARYADQNAVQRDGDWFLLKLAEEAGELLQVANRVSGRSRSKGMTPSELKELLADETADLLGHVLLFARHHKLDLEAAIKRKGHFSSGANSSK; encoded by the coding sequence ATGCTGCGTGATCTGATGGAAGGATTCGAGGCGGCGTCTGCGCGCTATGCGGATCAAAACGCTGTCCAGCGCGATGGTGACTGGTTCCTTCTGAAGCTTGCCGAAGAGGCAGGGGAGTTGCTGCAAGTGGCCAATCGCGTGAGTGGCCGCAGCCGCAGCAAGGGTATGACCCCAAGCGAACTCAAGGAACTGCTCGCCGACGAAACTGCAGACTTGCTTGGTCATGTGCTGCTATTCGCCCGCCACCACAAACTCGACTTGGAAGCAGCGATCAAGCGAAAAGGGCATTTCAGTTCTGGGGCCAATTCAAGTAAGTGA
- a CDS encoding type II toxin-antitoxin system VapC family toxin, whose protein sequence is MNISVDTNVLIRAVLQDDPVQGKAAANLMSRASLIAISLPTLCEFVWVLLRGAKLSRPEVAQSIRDLLEAQNVSMNRTAVEAGLFVLEAGGDFADGVLAHEGHWLGGEEFLTFDAEAAQLLTRLGLRARVPS, encoded by the coding sequence ATGAATATATCTGTCGATACGAATGTTCTCATCCGTGCTGTTCTGCAGGACGATCCAGTGCAGGGCAAAGCAGCAGCAAATCTGATGTCAAGGGCGTCCCTGATTGCCATTTCGCTACCGACCCTTTGTGAATTCGTCTGGGTCCTGCTGCGCGGCGCGAAGCTTTCTCGACCTGAGGTCGCGCAATCGATCCGGGATCTTCTTGAGGCGCAGAATGTGTCGATGAACCGAACGGCGGTGGAAGCCGGGCTTTTTGTGCTGGAAGCCGGCGGCGACTTCGCCGATGGCGTGCTCGCTCACGAAGGACACTGGCTTGGTGGTGAAGAGTTCCTCACGTTTGACGCAGAGGCCGCACAATTGCTGACGCGACTTGGCCTTCGCGCACGTGTCCCGTCATGA
- a CDS encoding AbrB/MazE/SpoVT family DNA-binding domain-containing protein — translation MTSLAVTMKSQVTLKRELLQHLGVKPGERIAFDKLPGGELRVRAERPAGKIDAFIGRHAGKVKLPLTLEEINAIAASGWAGDE, via the coding sequence ATGACCTCACTGGCTGTCACGATGAAAAGCCAAGTGACACTGAAGCGCGAGCTTCTGCAGCATCTTGGTGTGAAACCTGGTGAGCGGATTGCCTTCGACAAGCTTCCGGGCGGAGAATTGCGGGTTCGTGCGGAGCGACCAGCCGGTAAAATCGATGCGTTCATTGGACGGCATGCGGGCAAGGTGAAGCTCCCCCTTACCCTTGAAGAGATCAATGCCATCGCGGCCTCCGGCTGGGCCGGTGACGAATGA
- a CDS encoding bleomycin resistance protein, with amino-acid sequence MRTNALVPELAVSNWRTSRAFCCDLIGFKVAYERPEEGFSFLTLGQAQLMIDQIGIGRTFEVEDAPLERPFGRGLNLQILVSRVQPVLERLARAGIDLYLPLEETWYRKDNHEVGNRQFVVADPDGYLLRLFEDLGERPKGQSG; translated from the coding sequence TTGAGAACAAACGCGCTCGTCCCAGAACTGGCGGTCAGCAATTGGCGGACGAGCCGCGCATTTTGCTGCGACCTGATCGGCTTTAAGGTCGCCTATGAGCGGCCCGAAGAAGGCTTCAGCTTTCTGACACTGGGTCAAGCCCAGCTCATGATCGACCAAATCGGGATCGGTCGAACCTTCGAGGTCGAGGACGCGCCTCTCGAACGCCCCTTCGGTCGCGGACTGAACCTGCAGATCCTCGTTTCACGGGTTCAACCTGTTCTGGAACGACTGGCGCGTGCTGGGATAGACCTTTATCTACCGCTGGAAGAGACATGGTATCGCAAGGATAATCATGAAGTAGGCAACCGCCAGTTCGTGGTGGCCGATCCGGATGGTTATCTGTTGCGGTTGTTCGAAGATCTTGGCGAACGGCCCAAGGGACAGTCTGGCTGA
- the tldD gene encoding metalloprotease TldD — MTEDLISLFDCDEATLQRRVADALNGADDGELFIEHAQSESLTFDNGRLKGGSFNTDQGFGLRAVAGEAVGYAHAGELSLAALSRAADAVGAVTHGYAGSYAAAPQRTNSRLYGDGNPIGSPTFEEKVKLLSEIDAYLRDKDPKVRQVTASIAASWQVVEILRADGHRVRDIRPMTRINISVVAGAGDRQESGSFGRGGRMTFNDFLTEDTWRLGADDALRQALVNLEAQDAPAGTMDIVLGSGWPGVMLHEAVGHGLEGDFNRKKTSAFAGLMGEMVAAPGVTVVDDGTINDRRGSITVDDEGTPSAYNVLIENGKLVGYMQDRQNARLMGMKATGNGRRQGYAHQPMPRMTNTYMLSGDKTPDEIISSVKKGIYAVSFGGGQVDITSGKFVFGCTEAYLIEDGKIGAPVKGAMLIGNGPDAMKRISMIGNDTKLDTGIGNCGKAGQWVPVGVGQPHLRMDQITVGGTKA, encoded by the coding sequence GTGACCGAGGACCTGATTTCGCTGTTCGATTGTGATGAAGCGACTTTGCAGCGCCGGGTCGCCGATGCGCTGAATGGAGCCGACGACGGCGAATTGTTCATCGAACATGCCCAGTCGGAATCGCTCACCTTTGACAATGGTCGCCTGAAGGGCGGCTCGTTCAACACCGACCAGGGATTTGGACTGAGGGCCGTCGCCGGCGAAGCCGTCGGCTATGCACATGCGGGCGAATTGTCACTCGCCGCCCTCTCCCGCGCAGCCGACGCCGTCGGTGCCGTGACACATGGTTATGCCGGCTCCTATGCTGCTGCACCGCAGCGCACGAATTCCAGACTGTATGGCGATGGCAACCCGATCGGCTCTCCGACATTTGAGGAAAAGGTCAAGCTGCTCTCCGAGATCGACGCCTATCTGCGCGACAAAGATCCCAAGGTGCGTCAGGTCACCGCTTCCATTGCCGCAAGCTGGCAGGTGGTCGAGATCCTGCGCGCCGATGGACACCGTGTGCGTGACATCCGGCCCATGACCCGGATCAACATCTCGGTTGTCGCAGGCGCCGGCGACCGCCAGGAAAGCGGCTCCTTCGGGCGCGGCGGGCGGATGACGTTCAACGATTTCCTCACCGAAGACACATGGCGCCTGGGTGCCGATGACGCACTGCGTCAGGCGCTGGTCAATCTCGAGGCGCAGGATGCCCCGGCGGGGACGATGGATATTGTCTTGGGCAGCGGTTGGCCGGGTGTCATGCTGCATGAGGCTGTCGGCCACGGACTGGAGGGCGATTTCAACCGCAAGAAGACATCGGCCTTTGCCGGGCTGATGGGCGAGATGGTGGCAGCCCCCGGCGTGACCGTCGTGGATGACGGCACGATCAACGACCGGCGCGGCTCGATTACCGTGGATGATGAAGGCACGCCATCGGCCTATAATGTGCTGATCGAAAACGGCAAGCTCGTCGGCTACATGCAGGACCGCCAGAATGCCCGGCTGATGGGCATGAAGGCCACCGGCAACGGTCGTCGCCAGGGCTATGCGCACCAGCCGATGCCACGCATGACCAATACCTACATGCTCTCCGGCGACAAGACACCGGACGAGATCATCTCGTCGGTGAAGAAGGGTATCTATGCCGTGTCCTTCGGTGGCGGTCAGGTGGATATCACCTCCGGCAAATTCGTCTTCGGCTGCACCGAGGCATACCTGATCGAGGACGGCAAGATCGGCGCACCGGTCAAAGGCGCCATGCTGATCGGCAACGGCCCGGACGCGATGAAGCGGATCTCGATGATCGGCAATGATACCAAGCTCGATACCGGGATCGGCAATTGCGGCAAGGCGGGCCAATGGGTGCCCGTCGGCGTGGGCCAGCCGCATCTTCGGATGGACCAGATCACCGTGGGTGGCACGAAGGCTTGA
- a CDS encoding invasion associated locus B family protein: protein MGLPRRLWPGIVAGVLTFAALATVAQAQQSPQAQAGAVRSNHGAWSVICDTPAGASAEQCALMQNVIADDRPEVGLSVVVLKTADRQAEILRILAPLGVLLKDGMELFVDGNNIGRAYFTRCFSEGCYVEVEIDDELMKILRAGNSAVFALRESADQDRVGIPIELTGFAEGYDTLP, encoded by the coding sequence ATGGGTCTTCCACGACGTCTATGGCCTGGCATTGTCGCCGGCGTTCTCACATTCGCCGCGCTCGCGACGGTCGCCCAGGCACAGCAATCTCCGCAGGCACAGGCCGGAGCCGTGCGCTCGAACCACGGAGCATGGTCCGTTATCTGTGATACGCCCGCCGGCGCATCTGCTGAGCAATGCGCCTTGATGCAAAACGTGATTGCCGATGATCGTCCCGAGGTCGGTCTCTCCGTGGTCGTGCTCAAGACAGCGGACCGCCAGGCCGAGATCCTGCGCATTCTGGCGCCGCTCGGCGTGCTTCTGAAAGACGGGATGGAGCTTTTCGTCGACGGCAACAATATCGGGCGCGCCTATTTTACCCGCTGCTTTTCTGAGGGCTGCTATGTCGAAGTCGAAATCGACGACGAGCTGATGAAGATCCTGCGTGCGGGCAACAGCGCCGTGTTTGCGCTTCGCGAATCCGCCGATCAGGACCGGGTTGGCATTCCGATCGAGCTCACCGGCTTTGCCGAGGGCTATGACACTTTGCCTTGA
- the coxB gene encoding cytochrome c oxidase subunit II, with protein MKRISAAVAGLACLLFASASFADQPRPWQMGFQDAATSIMEQIRWFEQYTLWFIVPITLFVLALLVVVVVKFRASANPVPSKTSHNTTIEVVWTLGPVLILLFLAIPSFNLLTYQLKMPENPDVTIKAIGTQWLWSYEYEGEQEIAFDSYMLKEEDRATYGKEDVARYPRLLAVDNEVVVPVGKTVRLLVTAAPTDVIHAFAMPAFGIKIDAIPGRLNETWFRADREGLYYGQCSELCGKDHAYMPIAIRVVSDEQYAAWLAAAADDVRAANRALMAAVDGAPAAVQTAATVSN; from the coding sequence ATGAAGAGAATCTCTGCAGCTGTGGCCGGGCTGGCCTGTCTGCTTTTCGCTTCTGCCAGCTTCGCCGACCAGCCAAGGCCCTGGCAGATGGGTTTCCAGGATGCAGCGACATCGATCATGGAGCAGATCCGTTGGTTTGAACAATATACCCTCTGGTTCATTGTTCCGATCACCTTGTTTGTTCTGGCTCTTCTCGTCGTTGTCGTCGTGAAGTTCCGCGCAAGCGCCAATCCGGTCCCGTCCAAGACGAGCCACAATACGACCATCGAAGTCGTGTGGACGCTGGGTCCGGTCCTGATCCTTCTCTTCCTTGCAATCCCGTCCTTCAACCTGCTGACCTATCAGCTGAAGATGCCGGAAAATCCGGATGTGACGATCAAGGCGATCGGTACCCAGTGGCTCTGGAGCTACGAATATGAAGGTGAGCAGGAAATCGCTTTCGACAGCTACATGCTGAAGGAAGAAGACCGCGCAACCTACGGCAAGGAAGATGTCGCCCGCTATCCGCGTCTGCTGGCTGTGGACAATGAAGTCGTTGTGCCCGTTGGTAAGACCGTTCGCCTGCTGGTCACTGCTGCGCCGACCGACGTCATCCATGCCTTCGCTATGCCGGCCTTCGGTATCAAGATCGATGCCATTCCTGGTCGTCTGAACGAGACCTGGTTCCGCGCTGACCGTGAAGGTCTTTACTATGGCCAGTGTTCCGAGCTGTGCGGCAAGGACCATGCCTATATGCCGATTGCGATCCGCGTCGTCAGTGACGAGCAGTATGCCGCCTGGCTTGCTGCCGCTGCCGACGATGTTCGTGCGGCCAATCGCGCGCTCATGGCTGCTGTAGATGGCGCTCCTGCTGCCGTCCAGACCGCCGCAACTGTTTCGAACTAA
- the ctaD gene encoding cytochrome c oxidase subunit I, which produces MAGSVAHDDHAHDGHHDHKPGFFARWFLSTNHKDIGTLYLIFAIMAGIVGALMSVAMRMELQDPGIQIFHGLASMVYGFEGDAAIDGGKHMYNVFTTAHALIMIFFMVMPALIGGFANWMIPIMIGAPDMAFPRLNNISFWLIIPAFILLVLSMFVEGPAGGYGVGGGWTLYPPLATSGQPGPAVDLAILSLHVAGVSSILGAINFITTILNMRAPGMTLHKMPLFAWSVLVTAFLLLLSLPVLAGAITMLLTDRNFGTAFFSPEGGGDPVLYQHLFWFFGHPEVYILILPAFGIISHIVSTFSRKPVFGYLGMAYAMVAIGAVGFVVWAHHMYTVGLSLQAQRYFLFATMVIAVPTGIKIFSWIATMWGGSLTFKTPMVWSIGFIFLFTVGGVTGVQLANAGLDRSLHDTYYVVAHFHYVLSLGAVFAIFAGWYYWFPKITGYMYSEWVGHLHFWVMFIGVNLVFFPQHFLGLAGMPRRYIDYPDAYAGWNYVSSIGSYVSAFAVLIFLYGVFEAFAKKRLAGNNPWGEGATTLEWQLSSPPPYHQWEQLPKIK; this is translated from the coding sequence ATGGCTGGTTCTGTTGCCCACGACGATCATGCCCACGACGGGCATCATGATCACAAGCCCGGTTTCTTTGCTCGCTGGTTCCTGTCGACGAACCACAAGGATATCGGAACGCTCTACCTGATCTTCGCGATCATGGCCGGCATCGTCGGCGCCCTGATGTCAGTTGCCATGCGTATGGAGCTGCAGGATCCCGGCATCCAGATCTTCCACGGTCTGGCCTCCATGGTCTATGGCTTCGAAGGTGACGCTGCCATCGATGGCGGCAAGCACATGTATAATGTGTTCACCACCGCGCACGCCCTCATCATGATCTTCTTCATGGTCATGCCTGCGCTCATCGGCGGTTTTGCCAACTGGATGATCCCGATCATGATCGGTGCGCCGGATATGGCGTTTCCGCGCCTGAACAACATTTCCTTCTGGCTGATCATCCCGGCCTTCATCCTGCTCGTGCTCTCGATGTTCGTCGAAGGCCCTGCCGGTGGCTATGGTGTCGGTGGGGGCTGGACTCTCTATCCGCCTCTTGCGACCTCCGGGCAGCCGGGGCCGGCAGTGGATCTCGCGATCCTGTCGCTCCACGTTGCCGGTGTGTCCTCGATCCTAGGTGCGATCAACTTCATCACCACGATCCTGAACATGCGCGCACCGGGCATGACCCTGCATAAGATGCCGCTCTTCGCCTGGTCGGTTCTGGTAACCGCATTCCTTCTGCTTCTGTCGCTGCCGGTTTTGGCAGGTGCCATCACCATGCTGCTGACCGACCGCAACTTCGGTACGGCATTCTTCTCGCCGGAAGGCGGCGGTGACCCGGTTCTCTACCAGCACCTGTTCTGGTTCTTCGGTCACCCGGAAGTCTACATTCTGATCCTGCCCGCCTTCGGCATCATCAGCCACATCGTGTCGACCTTCTCGCGCAAGCCCGTCTTCGGTTACCTCGGTATGGCCTATGCCATGGTTGCCATCGGTGCCGTCGGCTTCGTCGTCTGGGCGCACCACATGTACACCGTCGGTCTGTCTCTCCAGGCCCAGCGCTACTTCCTCTTCGCAACCATGGTCATCGCGGTACCGACCGGTATCAAGATCTTCTCCTGGATCGCGACGATGTGGGGCGGCTCGCTGACCTTCAAGACCCCGATGGTCTGGTCGATCGGCTTCATCTTCCTCTTCACGGTTGGTGGCGTTACCGGCGTCCAGCTCGCCAATGCAGGTCTCGACCGCTCGCTGCACGACACCTATTACGTTGTGGCTCACTTCCACTACGTTCTGTCGCTCGGTGCCGTCTTCGCGATCTTCGCCGGCTGGTACTACTGGTTCCCGAAGATCACCGGTTACATGTATTCCGAATGGGTCGGTCACCTGCACTTCTGGGTGATGTTCATCGGCGTGAACCTCGTGTTCTTTCCGCAGCACTTCCTCGGCCTTGCCGGCATGCCGCGCCGTTACATCGACTATCCGGATGCCTATGCCGGCTGGAACTATGTCTCTTCGATCGGCTCTTACGTATCGGCCTTCGCAGTCCTGATCTTCCTCTACGGTGTCTTTGAAGCCTTCGCCAAGAAGCGTCTTGCGGGCAACAACCCATGGGGTGAAGGTGCGACCACTCTGGAATGGCAGCTGTCTTCGCCGCCGCCATACCACCAGTGGGAACAGCTGCCGAAGATCAAGTAA
- a CDS encoding heme o synthase, with protein MTVIDNRDTFGMNGEVRLSEAGPRDFFELLKPRVMSLVVFTAFAGLVLAPGDINPVLGVIAILCIAVGAGASGALNMWYDADIDAVMSRTATRPVPAGRVTPNEALAFGLILSVFSVGILGLAVNWLAAGLLAFTIFFYAVIYTMWLKRWTSQNIVIGGAAGAFPPMIGWACVTGGVSFDSIVLFMIIFLWTPAHFWALALFKMKDYGAVGVPMLPNVAGIPSTKLQIMLYAVLTAATAVIPTFTGLASIWYGLIAAALGAVFIYCSIAVWRMPDGDEKMVPAKKLFAYSIVYLFAVFSALMIDFYVGEALTYFGGQV; from the coding sequence ATGACTGTCATCGACAATCGTGACACGTTCGGCATGAACGGAGAGGTCCGCCTCTCTGAAGCCGGCCCGCGCGATTTTTTCGAACTGTTGAAGCCCCGCGTCATGTCGCTCGTGGTTTTCACCGCCTTTGCCGGCCTCGTTCTGGCGCCGGGTGATATCAATCCCGTTCTCGGCGTGATCGCCATCCTGTGCATCGCCGTCGGTGCAGGCGCATCCGGTGCCCTTAACATGTGGTATGATGCCGATATCGATGCCGTGATGTCGCGGACTGCGACCCGTCCGGTACCTGCTGGTCGTGTCACGCCCAATGAAGCGCTTGCCTTCGGCCTTATCCTGTCCGTTTTCTCCGTGGGCATCCTCGGACTTGCCGTGAACTGGCTGGCCGCCGGCCTGCTGGCCTTCACGATTTTCTTCTATGCCGTTATCTACACCATGTGGCTGAAGCGCTGGACCTCGCAGAACATCGTCATTGGTGGCGCAGCCGGTGCTTTCCCGCCCATGATCGGCTGGGCCTGCGTGACCGGTGGCGTATCCTTCGACAGCATCGTGCTGTTCATGATCATCTTCCTCTGGACGCCGGCCCATTTCTGGGCCTTGGCCCTGTTCAAGATGAAGGACTACGGCGCCGTTGGCGTGCCAATGCTGCCGAATGTGGCCGGCATTCCGTCAACCAAGCTGCAGATCATGCTCTACGCCGTGCTGACTGCCGCGACCGCCGTCATCCCGACCTTCACCGGTCTTGCGTCGATCTGGTACGGCTTGATTGCCGCAGCGCTCGGCGCAGTCTTCATATACTGTTCCATCGCCGTCTGGCGCATGCCGGATGGCGATGAGAAGATGGTGCCGGCCAAGAAGCTTTTTGCCTATTCGATCGTTTACCTCTTTGCCGTCTTCTCGGCGCTAATGATCGATTTCTATGTCGGCGAAGCCCTGACATATTTCGGAGGTCAGGTCTGA
- a CDS encoding cytochrome c oxidase assembly protein, giving the protein MRVEEVSAVSTNLSQDPALKRSNTTVAIACVAFVGSMVGMAYAAVPLYQLFCQVTGLGGTTQRVEQLSEVVLDRTINVTFDANVSSSLPWDFKAIDKKVSPKIGETVEIRYVATNTSDRPVKGEAIFNVTPFEAGAYFNKVQCFCFTETTLQPGESMEMPVVFFVDPAIVDNEDTKTINNITLSYTFFPRGDDQPVASLPVREVDGQPQL; this is encoded by the coding sequence ATGCGAGTTGAGGAGGTTTCTGCCGTGAGCACCAATCTGTCTCAGGATCCTGCGCTGAAACGCAGCAATACGACTGTGGCCATTGCCTGCGTCGCTTTTGTTGGAAGCATGGTCGGCATGGCCTATGCAGCGGTACCGCTTTATCAGCTGTTCTGCCAGGTCACCGGCCTCGGCGGCACGACACAGCGTGTGGAGCAACTGTCCGAGGTGGTCCTCGACCGCACGATCAACGTCACCTTTGATGCCAATGTATCCAGTTCCCTGCCTTGGGATTTCAAGGCGATCGACAAGAAGGTTTCGCCGAAGATCGGTGAAACGGTCGAAATCCGCTATGTGGCGACCAATACCTCCGACCGTCCGGTCAAGGGGGAGGCGATCTTCAACGTGACACCGTTTGAAGCCGGGGCCTATTTCAACAAGGTCCAGTGCTTCTGCTTTACGGAAACGACGCTGCAGCCGGGCGAAAGCATGGAAATGCCGGTGGTCTTCTTCGTCGATCCGGCGATTGTTGACAATGAAGACACCAAGACGATCAACAACATTACACTGTCCTACACCTTCTTCCCGCGTGGGGACGATCAGCCGGTAGCATCTTTGCCGGTTCGGGAAGTAGACGGACAACCGCAACTGTGA
- a CDS encoding cytochrome c oxidase subunit 3: MAEAHKKNHDYHIIDPSPWPLLASIGAFVLAFGGVGYMRYLSGGSFNMFGVDFANPWIFFIGLAIVLYTMFAWWADTIKEAHEGHHTRVVNLHLRYGMIMFIASEVMFFVAWFWAFFDASLYPDEAIQTSRVAFTGGQWPPVGIEVVDPWHLPLYNTIILLLSGTCVTWAHHALLHNDRKGLVYGLSLTIALGVLFSGVQAYEYAVAPFEFTNSIYGATFFMATGFHGFHVLVGTVFLIVCLFRALAGHFSAKQHFGFEAAAWYWHFVDVVWLFLFFAIYIWGDWGAPIAQH, encoded by the coding sequence ATGGCCGAAGCACACAAGAAGAACCACGACTACCACATTATCGATCCAAGCCCGTGGCCGCTTCTGGCATCCATCGGCGCATTCGTCCTGGCCTTCGGCGGCGTCGGCTACATGCGCTATCTGAGCGGCGGCTCCTTCAACATGTTCGGTGTTGATTTCGCCAATCCGTGGATCTTCTTCATCGGTCTTGCCATCGTTCTATACACGATGTTCGCCTGGTGGGCCGACACGATCAAGGAAGCCCATGAGGGGCACCACACGCGCGTCGTGAACCTGCATCTGCGTTACGGCATGATCATGTTCATCGCCTCGGAGGTGATGTTCTTCGTCGCCTGGTTCTGGGCCTTCTTTGATGCCAGCCTCTACCCCGATGAAGCGATCCAGACGTCTCGTGTCGCCTTCACGGGTGGGCAGTGGCCGCCTGTCGGCATCGAAGTTGTCGACCCATGGCACCTGCCGCTCTACAACACAATCATTCTTCTGCTGTCTGGTACCTGCGTGACCTGGGCGCACCATGCCCTGCTGCACAATGATCGCAAGGGTCTGGTCTATGGCCTGTCGCTGACGATTGCTCTCGGCGTTCTGTTCTCCGGCGTGCAGGCCTACGAATATGCCGTTGCTCCCTTCGAGTTCACCAACTCGATCTATGGCGCGACCTTCTTCATGGCGACCGGCTTCCACGGTTTCCACGTTCTCGTGGGTACGGTCTTCCTGATCGTCTGCCTCTTCCGTGCTCTGGCCGGTCACTTTAGCGCCAAGCAGCATTTCGGCTTCGAGGCGGCAGCTTGGTACTGGCACTTCGTGGACGTCGTCTGGCTCTTTCTCTTCTTCGCCATCTACATCTGGGGCGACTGGGGTGCACCGATTGCGCAGCACTAA